A stretch of DNA from Triticum dicoccoides isolate Atlit2015 ecotype Zavitan chromosome 2A, WEW_v2.0, whole genome shotgun sequence:
TGCTTCTTACCAATGCCTAAACTCATTATTTGCATTTTCTCAAAAGATGAAGAGAAGATTATCTCTTAAACTATAACTTCTGACAGGTCTTTTGCTTTATTAGTGGCTCTTCTCTCCGATGATGTTCACATCTCCGAAGCCCCATTTACAATGAGGTGAATTGATCCGATTATATCTTCATGCTAACAGTAATAACCTTTTTGTTTCAGACAATGACAATGATCATGGGAAGCCCGATCAGCACATGGTAAAGCCGCTTTTATCTTTGGGGAACCCAGAGACTGTTGCTCCCCCACCAATGCTTGATTGTAGCCAATCATTTGTAAGTTCATGTCATCATGGGAATTGTTCTCTATCTCATATCCTGCCTTCAGTTGACCAGCTATTTTTTTGTTATAGGCATATATTCCTTATACTGCTGATGCTTATGCTGGGATCTTTCCAGGATATGCCTTGCACGCTATTGTAAGTTTACTCTATCCTTTTACTCTCCAAATCCTGTAAGATCTTTTACAGTTCAAGGTGATTACATATCTCATTTATATCTCTGTGGTCCATTTATGAGTTCTTTAAATTCGTTTACGATTTGTTGAGTTTTGGAGATCTTATCATTCTGCTATGGCTTGGCCTCATCGAGAAGATAATCTTTCTACCTCCTTATTGCTGAGTTCAATTACTGTTGAGAAGCAACAGAACACACTAAAAGCGTCCTCTTAAAAGGATAAAGAAGTACACAAACAGATCTTTCACTGTTTTCGCATTAAGGACTTGAGCTTTATTGATCGCTTCAGAAATAATGGAAACAAATAGATAGGATTAACTGAAATCATATTTTGATCCTGCCAATGCACATGATAGTGGTCATATTTATGGCATATAGTTTCATGTGATTGTTAAAAAAATGTCCCTCCCTTGTCATATTTATCAAAAGAAAGACTAATGGTCCTGCATCAACGATTTGTGTATTATTTACCCAGGTTCATCCCCAATTAAATGCTGCAACAAACTCTCGTGTGCCGCTCCCTGTTGAGCTTGCAGCAGAAGAGCCCATGTTTGTTAATGCAAAGCAATACCATGCAATTCTTAGGAGGAGGCAGATACGTGCTAAACTGGAGGCCCAAAATAAGCTGGTGAAAGCCCGGAAGGTAATACAATACTGAAGAATTTTGTATTTGTTCCTATACTATTTTTTTGTAAAGAGATGCTTCTGTTTTCTCTGGTATTTGCTGACTGCTGCACCAATGCATAGATTTCAGCTACAGATTTATTAGGCTACCTTGGTAATATTCAGAGGACTAAATCTAATCTGACCCCGCAGTACATTTTTGTACTAAACCTTGATAAAAACCTCTGGCAGAGGCATATTCCTAGTCTTAAGTACATACCATGTTGCAAATTGCAACATTCATTTGTTCAGCATTTTAGTTCCTGAAGGCTTGTACCCATCTACTTAGAACTATAAGTTTTACCTAgcattgaactaaaaccacgacaagaattatggaacggagggagtaccttttctAACATCGCCCCTTACATGCAGCCATACCTTCATGAATCTCGGCACCGCCATGCCATGAAGCGAGCTCGTGGAACAGGAGGGCGGTTCCTCAACACAAAACAACTCGAGGAGCAGAAGCAGAAGCAGGCTTCAGGTGGTGCAAGCTGTACAAAGGTCCTTGGCAAGAATACACTCCTTCAGGATAGCCCTGCCTTCGCACCTTCGGCATCAGCTCCCGCCAACGTGTCAAGCTTTTCAACAATCAGCATGCTGGCTAATCAGGAGCGCACCTGCTTCCCCTCGGTTGGCTTCCGTCCCACAGTTAGCTTCAGTGCACTGAATGGCAACGGGAAGCTGGCAACGAACGGAATGCACCAGCGGGCTTCCATGATGAGGTAAAGCAAAGCATCCTCTGGTGCGCTGCCGGTGGCAATTCATCCTTGGCTTATGAAGATGTTCCGTAAATGTGTTGCAATATCAGTTGGACCAAGACATTGTTATGAGTCCTTTTTGAGTTTCATCTAGTTGAAAGCACTGGTGTGCTGACGGCACTATGTGGAGACTGAAATCTTCATCATATTTCTTTTGTGTGTACTTATTCAAATAAGGCGCATCCTGACTATCCCAGAGATCGGAGTTGGGCAACCATAGGCCTATCCTTCCTTACCTGTTGTGAATGTATCTGGTACTTAACTCAGAGATGGTTGAGCCTCAAGCTTTGACGAATGATGTTGCAGTTTGGTAACTTTGCAACCTGCTTTGCCTGATTTCAGTACCTGCAACTTTGTAGAGTATCACATTTTGCATTTGATTTGGTGACTTGCCACAAACACAAATCACATTGGGCTCTGAAACATGAACTTTCAAACAAACCTGAAAGTGATCAATTATATATGGTCCTAGTTTATGTTACATGAGTCAATGAGGAGCAATAAGATGAACAGCTTAATTGT
This window harbors:
- the LOC119353831 gene encoding nuclear transcription factor Y subunit A-7-like — protein: MCKMEDHPGHPISNYDFLSGNGVHTNKLVHKNYDRDSSSAKSGRSQQEASATSDSGLNEQHTSRPSSQSDNDNDHGKPDQHMVKPLLSLGNPETVAPPPMLDCSQSFAYIPYTADAYAGIFPGYALHAIVHPQLNAATNSRVPLPVELAAEEPMFVNAKQYHAILRRRQIRAKLEAQNKLVKARKPYLHESRHRHAMKRARGTGGRFLNTKQLEEQKQKQASGGASCTKVLGKNTLLQDSPAFAPSASAPANVSSFSTISMLANQERTCFPSVGFRPTVSFSALNGNGKLATNGMHQRASMMR